GTACAGTCCGCAGAAACGCTTCAGGCAGCAGTGGCTCGGGTCAGGAGCGTGATGCCGTGCTTGCTCCAGACAGCGACTTCAACAGGCCTGTATCGGCAGGGCGCACAAGCGTTCTACGGCTACGCGGTCACCGAGCGCATCGAGAGCGGACGTCAGGCGAACGAGATCCTGGCGCTCGGTTATCTGCTCGGTACGGTACGTCACTTTCTCGGACCGACTTGGAGACCAGCCCGGGGCGTGGTGACGGGAGCGAGCCTAGGGGCACGTGAGGAGATTGAGACTCTGCTCGGCTGCGAGATCACGCTTGGATCACGGGCCGGCCTGGTCTTCTCCTCGCATTGTCTCCTGATCCCGAACCCCAAGCGCTACGACCCGGTCACCACGGAAGCAGCCGACAACGAACCAATCGGTGATGATATCGCGGCTTGCGTGGCCCACATGATCGAGCTCGGCCTGGACGAGGCGCGCCCCTCCATCGACGGGATCGCCCGTCGCCTCGGCATGTCGCGTCGAA
The Methylorubrum populi genome window above contains:
- a CDS encoding AraC family transcriptional regulator, with protein sequence MGPIAEAVTAAGGSLRRVFGRAQMPLTLLDTPDRLILLRDQLKLVEAAIREIGDPALPARLSMQTGIAGLGPIGLQVQSAETLQAAVARVRSVMPCLLQTATSTGLYRQGAQAFYGYAVTERIESGRQANEILALGYLLGTVRHFLGPTWRPARGVVTGASLGAREEIETLLGCEITLGSRAGLVFSSHCLLIPNPKRYDPVTTEAADNEPIGDDIAACVAHMIELGLDEARPSIDGIARRLGMSRRTLQRRLEEAGTRYADIQRAVLVRRAKALLSGEALSIGRIAIELGYADAAHFTRAFLEWTGVTPSQWRRSFSEPS